DNA sequence from the Sulfurimonas sediminis genome:
TGCCGCAATTTCTATGAGTATCAGTTCGTTGATTGTTGTAGGAAATTCTATGCGAATCAAATTTGGATATAAGGATTAGAGTATGAGCAGTTGGGTAATCGGTATGATGCTTGGAGTGTCTATTTTTTTAGGAAGTATAGCTGTTGTGGCTTTGATATGGGCGATAAAGAAAGGGCAGTTTGATGATTCGGAGCATTTTTTAAATGCGGTAAAGTTTGACTCAACTGATGATTTAAATGATGCTTATAAAAAAGAGCAAAGAGTAAAAGAGTTAAAAGACAAAAAGAAAGAGAGTCTTAGAAAGAAAGATTACAGACCCGAATGAGTTACCTGAATAAGGTAACTCAAAAAATACTATTTACCGATAGTTTGAGCAAAAGCCTCTAAATCAGCATCAGAATAACGAGCAACCTGCCCCTTCATAATACCTTTCATTGGTCCACCGAAAGTTCCAGCTTTATACCCTTTAAGAGCCTCCGCGATTTCAGCATGAGTCATATCTTTAACAATTTTAGATTTCCCCATAGCTTTTTTCTCCCAGTTAGCACCATGACATGCAGCACAAGCTTTCCCGTTTACTGCAGCAGATGCAGCTGTAACTAATGCTAATGTAGCGATTGAAGCAATTACGATTTTTTTCATTTTTTTTCCTTAATTTCGAATTCAGTTAATATTATAATAGGTATAGTCTTAAATACTTGTTAATGAATTAAAAGGTATCATTTTATTAAAATTTATTGATTACGGATGGGAAGATGCGATACACAGAAGATGACTTAAAAGACAAAACAATACTTATTACAGGCGGTGCGGGATTTATCGGTTCAAATTTAGCATTTTATTTTCAAGAAAACCATCCGGATGCCAAAGTTGTGGTGCTTGACAGCTTTCGAAGCGGAGAAACACTCAGTAACGGGAATTTAAAAAGTTTTGGGCATTTTAAAAATCTCATAGGCTTTAGTGGTGAAATTATCAGTGGTGATATTAATGATAAAGATTTATTGCTTGATTTGGAAGTAAATTATGATTTTGATTACATCTTCCATGAAGCGGCCATCTCTGATACAACGGCACAGGAACAGGATTTGATGATAAAAACAAATGTCAATGCCTATAAAGATTTGCTTGACCTGGCTGTGGCGCATAATGCAAATATGATATATGCCTCTTCTGCGGCAACATACGGAAATGCAGAGTCTCCGCAGCGTGTTGGAAGAGAAGCACCCAACAATGTGTATGGTTTTTCAAAACTTTCTATGGATCATTTAAGCCGTGAATATATGAAAGAGTGCGACATTAATATAGTAGGGCTTCGTTATTTTAATGTCTACGGTGCACGTGAGTATTTTAAAAATACGACAGCTTCGATGGTTTTACAGTTTGGACATCAGATACTTGCAGGAAAAAATCCTCGGCTTTTTGAAGGGAGTGATAAGATTCTTCGTGATTTTATCTATATAGAAGACATTATACAGGCAAATATTAAAGCAATGGCACCAAATACAAGTGGGATATACAATGTCGGAACGGGCAAGGCGAGAAGTTTTCAGGATATTGTGGATATTTTGCAAAAAGAGTTGGGTACCTCTTTGGAATGCGAATATATTCCAAACCCGTTTATCGGTTCGTATCAGTTTCATACAGAAGCCGATATAGCAACAACAAAAGAGGCTTTGGGTTATGCGCCGGCTTATGAGATGGAAGAGGGTATAAAAGCGTATGTTCCAGAAATCAAGCGTATCTATGAGACAGAAGTAAAATAGATGCAGGTATTTAAAGAGGCAAAACCAAACATTTTGGTTGTGGGTGATTTGATGATTGATCACTACCTTTGGGGGAGTTGTGAGCGGATTTCTCCTGAGGCTCCTGTGCAGGTTGTGGATATCAATAAAGAAACGACAGTTTTAGGCGGTGCCGGCAATGTGGTCAACAACCTAAAAGCTTTGGGTGCGAATGTCAGTGTCAGCAGTGTGATGGGTGATGATGACAATGGCAAAGAACTTGTCAAAATGTTGCATGCTATTGATGTCAATACACAAAATCTCATTATTGAGGAAAAAAGAAAAACATCAAAAAAGAGTCGTGTGATTGCTGTTTCCCAACAGATTTTACGATATGACAAAGAGAGTAAAAACAATATTTCCAATGAGAGTGTACAAAAGATTTTAGAATCCCTTG
Encoded proteins:
- the rfaD gene encoding ADP-glyceromanno-heptose 6-epimerase, producing MRYTEDDLKDKTILITGGAGFIGSNLAFYFQENHPDAKVVVLDSFRSGETLSNGNLKSFGHFKNLIGFSGEIISGDINDKDLLLDLEVNYDFDYIFHEAAISDTTAQEQDLMIKTNVNAYKDLLDLAVAHNANMIYASSAATYGNAESPQRVGREAPNNVYGFSKLSMDHLSREYMKECDINIVGLRYFNVYGAREYFKNTTASMVLQFGHQILAGKNPRLFEGSDKILRDFIYIEDIIQANIKAMAPNTSGIYNVGTGKARSFQDIVDILQKELGTSLECEYIPNPFIGSYQFHTEADIATTKEALGYAPAYEMEEGIKAYVPEIKRIYETEVK
- the ccoS gene encoding cbb3-type cytochrome oxidase assembly protein CcoS, whose product is MSSWVIGMMLGVSIFLGSIAVVALIWAIKKGQFDDSEHFLNAVKFDSTDDLNDAYKKEQRVKELKDKKKESLRKKDYRPE
- a CDS encoding c-type cytochrome — its product is MKKIVIASIATLALVTAASAAVNGKACAACHGANWEKKAMGKSKIVKDMTHAEIAEALKGYKAGTFGGPMKGIMKGQVARYSDADLEAFAQTIGK